In the genome of Dermacentor andersoni chromosome 3, qqDerAnde1_hic_scaffold, whole genome shotgun sequence, one region contains:
- the LOC129386980 gene encoding uncharacterized protein, which produces MSNIDSAIKFRLTVILALASSSLAGFLHSGYNLGHGVGLTSYGLSHGIGYSGLTGFGVGHGVNYGPASGYAVAAPALSGAVSTYHAAPAVTTFHAAPAVTAVQAAPAVATYVAAPVATVAAAPAVSRVTTYQSAPVVAAAPAVATVAAAPAVSRFTTYQSAPLVAAAPAVSRVTYQASPAATRVYQNGPVAGAPAVSRVTYQAAPAVAKSYQSAPVVAAAPAVSRVTYQSAPTVTKVFQSSPVVAAPASSRLAYQAIPAVNKVYQSAPIVAAAPAVATVATAPAVSRVTTFQSAPAVATYAAPAVTKVFQSTPVVAAAPAVATVAHAAPVATYAAAPAFATVHSAPAVATTTVHHAPAVATVAHAVPAFAAYHAAPVYGYGVGNLGYGAGHYGLGHGIGVYGLNYGYGLGTPFDYNTLIRRKK; this is translated from the exons TTCCGGCTCACCGTCATCCTGGCCCTGGCCTCCAGCTCGCTTGCTGGATTCCTGCACAGTGGCTACAATCTCGGCCACGGTGTTGGCCTAACCAGCTACGGTCTCAGCCACGGAATTGGCTACTCCGGCCTGACCGGCTTCGGTGTCGGCCACGGCGTTAACTATGGACCAGCCTCCGGCTACGCTGTAGCAGCCCCAGCTCTTTCTGGTGCCGTATCCACCTACCACGCTGCTCCAGCTGTGACCACTTTTCATGCTGCCCCAGCTGTCACGGCTGTCCAAGCTGCGCCAGCTGTCGCTACCTACGTCGCAGCTCCAGTCGCAACAGTTGCCGCTGCCCCAGCTGTGTCCCGCGTGACCACATACCAGTCTGCCCCAGTTGTCGCCGCCGCCCCAGCTGTCGCAACCGTGGCCGCTGCTCCAGCCGTGTCGCGCTTCACCACCTACCAGTCCGCCCCACTCGTTGCCGCTGCTCCAGCTGTCTCCCGCGTGACCTACCAGGCCTCCCCAGCTGCGACTAGGGTTTACCAGAATGGCCCAGTTGCTGGCGCCCCAGCTGTCTCCCGGGTCACCTACCAGGCCGCACCAGCTGTGGCAAAGTCATACCAGAGCGCCCCAGTCGTCGCAGCTGCCCCCGCTGTGTCCCGCGTCACCTACCAGTCTGCTCCAACCGTGACCAAGGTCTTCCAGTCTTCCCCAGTCGTTGCTGCCCCCGCTTCCTCCCGTCTCGCCTACCAGGCTATTCCAGCTGTGAACAAGGTCTACCAGAGCGCTCCAATTGTCGCCGCCGCCCCAGCTGTTGCCACCGTCGCCACTGCACCAGCCGTGTCCCGCGTCACTACCTTCCAGTCTGCTCCAGCTGTCGCCACATACGCCGCCCCAGCTGTCACCAAAGTGTTCCAGTCTACCCCAGTTGTGGCTGCAGCCCCTGCTGTGGCAACCGTCGCCCACGCTGCCCCAGTTGCAACCTACGCCGCTGCCCCAGCTTTCGCTACCGTTCATTCCGCTCCAGCTGTTGCTACTACCACCGTTCACCACGCCCCAGCTGTCGCCACTGTCGCCCACGCTGTCCCAGCCTTCGCTGCCTACCACGCAGCCCCAGTCTACGGCTACGGTGTTGGAAACCTAGGCTACGGTGCTGGTCACTATGGTCTCGGACACGGCATCGGTGTGTACGGCCTGAACTACGGCTACGGCCTTGGCACTCCCTTCGACTACAACACCCTTATCCGCAGGAAGAAGT AA